One Hordeum vulgare subsp. vulgare chromosome 4H, MorexV3_pseudomolecules_assembly, whole genome shotgun sequence DNA window includes the following coding sequences:
- the LOC123449026 gene encoding small polypeptide DEVIL 11-like, with translation MEFYVDEKWKFSKKSRNNGSCRRVSGGGGGGGGGDPFLKRSASTRDQAIGRRGSASAAAASASGCAAPSFSSRCAGLVKEQRARFYIMRRCVTMLVCWKDCS, from the coding sequence ATGGAGTTCTACGTTGACGAGAAGTGGAAGTTCTCCAAGAAGAGCCGGAACAACGGCAGCTGCAGGCGCGTCtccggcggcgggggcggcggcggcggcggcgacccgTTCCTGAAGAGGTCTGCCAGCACAAGGGACCAGGCGATCGGCCGGCGGGGGAGCGCCTCCGCGGCGGCCGCCTCTGCGAGCGGGTGCGCGGCGCCTTCGTTCTCGAGCCGGTGCGCGGGCCTGGTGAAGGAGCAGCGGGCGCGCTTCTACATCATGCGCCGTTGCGTCACCATGCTCGTCTGCTGGAAGGACTGCTCCTAG